The following are from one region of the Petrotoga mobilis SJ95 genome:
- a CDS encoding N-acetylmuramoyl-L-alanine amidase family protein, producing MNKGIIRRLIIFGFLFLSVITFPKALYFQWREIDSAYYFEDGENLYVSLKVISEKSGRTLDVYNDTLIYVKDSKWNVFIFPQNSLAIINSTESLHFDPNDLKIIDGEIYLTAELMAKLINLELISNDSAVYLNLPLTQLTSIKTIIQKTDARIIIELSSSPDDVGIYPLVNKSGYLIKIKGAEIPNSYYYEEYNNKINYIKAYHYSPTEVWIQVKLNNSADIEELIEESRIILDLSFKDKITLPVLVLDPGHGGIDPGAVGPNKTFEKDITLKVAKRAQELLKPYSVDVYLTRTSDVYVDLHDRAVFSNEKVADLFVSLHLNDYPQDTTVYGSEVYYFDFSESAYARRIAYRENLDFNTDKTLIETWVTDKENSLDESEKFANILGNYLNVNGVKLRGVYTAEFAVLAYTRSPAVLFEMEFISNPKVVDEFTSGKYVDVFAEIIKNAVIDFFGLK from the coding sequence GTGAATAAAGGGATAATTAGGCGGTTAATAATTTTTGGTTTTTTATTTCTCTCGGTTATTACGTTTCCAAAAGCACTTTATTTTCAATGGAGAGAAATAGATTCGGCTTACTATTTCGAAGATGGGGAGAATCTATATGTTAGTTTAAAGGTTATTTCTGAAAAAAGTGGAAGAACCTTAGATGTATATAATGATACGTTGATTTACGTAAAAGATAGTAAATGGAACGTTTTCATTTTTCCTCAGAATAGTTTAGCCATTATCAACAGCACTGAATCCCTTCATTTCGATCCAAATGATCTGAAAATAATTGATGGAGAAATTTATTTAACCGCAGAATTAATGGCTAAGTTGATCAATCTAGAATTAATTTCTAACGATTCCGCTGTATACTTGAATCTGCCACTAACTCAATTAACTTCAATAAAAACGATCATACAAAAAACTGATGCTAGAATAATAATAGAGCTTTCTTCGAGTCCTGACGATGTTGGAATATATCCTTTGGTTAATAAATCTGGATATTTGATTAAGATTAAAGGTGCCGAAATCCCCAATTCTTATTACTATGAAGAATACAACAATAAGATTAATTACATAAAGGCGTATCACTATTCGCCAACAGAAGTATGGATACAAGTAAAACTGAACAACTCTGCGGATATAGAAGAATTAATTGAAGAAAGTAGGATAATATTAGATCTTTCTTTTAAAGATAAAATCACTTTGCCAGTTTTAGTTTTGGATCCAGGTCATGGAGGGATAGATCCAGGAGCGGTTGGTCCAAACAAAACTTTTGAAAAAGATATAACTTTAAAGGTAGCAAAAAGAGCTCAAGAACTATTGAAACCTTACAGTGTTGACGTTTATCTAACTAGGACAAGCGATGTATACGTTGATTTACACGATAGAGCGGTTTTTTCTAATGAAAAAGTTGCGGATTTATTCGTTAGTTTACACTTGAATGATTATCCTCAAGATACAACAGTTTATGGATCGGAGGTTTACTATTTTGATTTTTCAGAAAGCGCATATGCGAGAAGAATAGCCTATCGGGAAAATTTGGATTTTAATACTGATAAGACTCTCATAGAAACATGGGTAACGGATAAAGAAAACAGTCTAGATGAAAGCGAGAAGTTTGCTAATATATTGGGAAATTATTTGAATGTAAATGGAGTTAAACTTAGGGGAGTTTATACTGCGGAGTTTGCTGTTTTGGCTTATACTAGAAGCCCCGCTGTTTTATTTGAAATGGAATTTATCAGTAACCCTAAAGTAGTAGATGAGTTTACGAGTGGAAAATATGTGGATGTTTTTGCTGAAATTATTAAAAATGCAGTTATTGATTTTTTTGGTCTAAAATAG
- a CDS encoding alkaline phosphatase, with the protein MKKILLVFLLALLGYFSFSFDYVFLFIADGMGIPHMQLSNMYKQYLYTDQLHMLELPYYGMVETSSINGVTDSAAAITAILSKEKTYNDRININPDDEKILPITYELKKRGYKIGVITTNTIIDATPAGAYSFVENRRDYQEIMQDLLESNFDLFIGGGKAYFKDRNTKEYGYLYTEELSKIPFPGNEIVMLYYGNFTFLTDDPKRVTLEETLNYALSKFKGSPFFILIEGGRIDHAAHAHDTYSLINEILDFDSAVKVAIDFYKQYPQETLIIVTADHSTGGLSLGDGFLALNKLQPTEFSYEKLISTFNQSKNYEEFQEKLGLTLDLEKEFYDTKNSEENVTYQSPIIKSFYEALNDPVGINWSTFGHTLDYVPLFSNVPFDKNIISNNEIFSIFEIY; encoded by the coding sequence GTGAAAAAAATTCTGTTGGTTTTTCTCCTTGCCCTTTTAGGGTATTTTTCTTTTTCATTTGACTATGTTTTTTTGTTTATAGCCGATGGAATGGGAATTCCACATATGCAGTTATCTAATATGTACAAACAATATTTATACACAGATCAACTGCACATGCTTGAACTACCTTACTATGGAATGGTTGAAACTTCTTCGATTAACGGAGTAACGGATTCAGCAGCAGCCATAACGGCAATTTTATCTAAAGAAAAAACCTACAACGACAGGATAAACATTAATCCTGATGATGAAAAGATACTGCCCATTACTTATGAATTAAAAAAACGAGGGTACAAAATTGGTGTCATAACAACTAACACCATCATCGATGCTACCCCGGCGGGAGCTTATAGTTTCGTTGAAAATAGAAGAGATTACCAAGAGATAATGCAAGATCTTTTAGAAAGCAATTTTGATCTTTTCATAGGGGGAGGAAAAGCTTATTTTAAGGATAGAAACACAAAAGAGTATGGATATTTATACACAGAAGAACTAAGTAAAATTCCGTTTCCTGGTAATGAAATTGTTATGTTGTATTATGGAAATTTTACTTTTTTAACAGACGATCCGAAAAGAGTTACGTTAGAAGAAACTTTAAATTATGCGTTGAGTAAATTTAAAGGTTCTCCTTTTTTCATTCTGATAGAGGGGGGAAGAATCGATCACGCTGCACACGCACATGATACTTATTCATTGATAAACGAAATATTAGACTTTGATAGTGCAGTAAAAGTTGCTATCGATTTTTATAAGCAATATCCTCAAGAAACCTTAATCATAGTAACTGCGGATCATTCAACAGGAGGTTTGAGTTTAGGCGATGGTTTTTTGGCGCTGAATAAGCTTCAACCCACTGAGTTTTCTTATGAAAAGCTGATAAGTACATTTAACCAATCTAAGAACTATGAAGAGTTTCAAGAAAAATTGGGTTTGACGCTTGATTTAGAAAAAGAGTTTTACGATACCAAGAATTCAGAAGAAAATGTAACTTATCAATCGCCAATAATCAAAAGTTTTTATGAAGCGTTAAACGATCCTGTGGGTATAAATTGGAGTACTTTTGGGCATACATTAGATTACGTACCTCTTTTTTCCAACGTTCCATTTGATAAAAATATAATATCAAATAATGAAATTTTTTCTATTTTTGAGATTTATTGA
- the recG gene encoding ATP-dependent DNA helicase RecG has translation MIEEVINSFDYIVQLKEKGMITWEEIFPSFYSIAKNNFKVIQENGLLEDVKKILAYTKPLKTLSEERKERRLEGLKDSLKILKERYLVDEVLEKPEKKLAPLTDIKYIKKVGTKRALILNKLGIFSLKDFFYYPPRDYEDRRKVVKIFNAKEDEKVVIIGNVVKSEEVKINKGLTIYNFSVEDDSGVIIVTFFNQDYVKSYLKRGVKSAFYGKIEYSYGMKQMKSPDFQVIESDEDFKSEILPVYPLTFGIFQTTMRRIAKEAIQQTYFLEEFLPEEFVQEFNLLDLKKRIKGIHFPLSIYHKERSWYSLKYEEAILFELAMIYLKLKMKEMKKGETKEIKGELTKKFLNTLNFELTQAQKRSYEEIRKDLISPYPMNRLLQGDVGSGKTVVSELAIIDVCEAGYQAAVMNPTSVLAKQQFKKLSKDLEPLGLKIVLLTGDTKESDKILIKEKLKLGEIDVVVGTHAIIQQDVEFKKLGLVVIDEQHRFGVNQRLELIKKGNHPDILVMTATPIPRTLAMTFYGDLDVSLIDEMPKGRRPIKTILIAESNRKSLYEFVKEELDQGNQVFFVYPLIEESEALELKNAISMYEELSKVFEEYKVGLLHGRLSPSEKNDVMDKFVQKEYDILVSTSVVEVGIDIPDATVMVIEHPDRFGLSQLHQLRGRVGRSDKQSYCFLVIDDDANNEIKSKMNSFSKTLDGFEVAEIDLKWRGPGKFFGVEQHGIPEFKFLDLVEDINIIENSRKKVERFLATIQSFDRYPNLKHELQTRYGDSIHLVNVL, from the coding sequence ATGATTGAAGAAGTTATAAATTCTTTTGATTATATAGTTCAACTGAAAGAAAAGGGTATGATAACTTGGGAAGAGATCTTCCCAAGTTTTTATAGCATTGCAAAAAATAATTTCAAAGTAATTCAAGAAAATGGCCTTTTAGAAGATGTTAAGAAGATTTTGGCTTATACAAAACCTCTTAAAACATTGTCAGAAGAACGTAAAGAAAGGCGTCTAGAAGGCTTAAAGGATTCCTTAAAGATTTTAAAAGAGCGGTATTTAGTTGATGAAGTTTTGGAAAAACCAGAAAAAAAATTGGCACCACTCACCGATATAAAATATATAAAAAAAGTAGGAACAAAAAGGGCTTTAATTCTAAATAAATTAGGTATTTTTTCGTTAAAAGATTTCTTTTACTATCCACCTAGGGATTACGAAGACAGAAGAAAGGTGGTTAAAATATTCAACGCCAAAGAGGACGAAAAAGTCGTAATAATAGGAAATGTAGTAAAAAGTGAGGAAGTAAAAATAAATAAAGGTTTAACTATTTACAACTTTTCTGTGGAAGATGACAGTGGAGTCATAATCGTTACTTTTTTCAACCAGGATTACGTTAAATCTTATTTAAAAAGAGGTGTGAAATCCGCTTTTTATGGAAAGATAGAATATTCATACGGTATGAAACAGATGAAGTCTCCAGATTTTCAAGTGATTGAAAGTGATGAGGATTTCAAAAGTGAAATTCTGCCGGTTTATCCATTAACCTTTGGTATCTTCCAAACAACTATGCGAAGAATAGCAAAAGAAGCCATCCAACAGACATATTTTTTAGAAGAATTTTTACCTGAAGAATTTGTCCAAGAATTCAATTTATTAGATTTGAAAAAGAGAATAAAGGGAATTCATTTCCCTTTAAGTATTTATCACAAAGAAAGATCTTGGTACTCTTTAAAATACGAAGAGGCAATTTTATTTGAGTTAGCAATGATATATCTGAAATTAAAGATGAAAGAAATGAAAAAAGGTGAGACGAAAGAGATAAAAGGAGAATTAACGAAAAAATTTCTCAATACTTTAAATTTTGAACTCACTCAAGCTCAGAAAAGAAGTTATGAAGAAATAAGAAAAGATTTAATTTCTCCATATCCTATGAATAGACTTTTACAGGGAGATGTTGGTTCTGGTAAAACCGTTGTTTCAGAACTAGCGATTATAGATGTTTGTGAAGCTGGATATCAGGCAGCAGTTATGAACCCTACCTCTGTTTTAGCTAAGCAACAGTTTAAGAAGCTTTCAAAAGATTTAGAGCCGTTAGGTTTGAAAATAGTTTTGCTAACAGGAGATACTAAGGAAAGCGACAAAATATTAATAAAAGAAAAGCTAAAATTAGGAGAAATTGATGTTGTAGTTGGTACTCACGCAATTATTCAACAGGATGTTGAATTTAAAAAACTAGGGTTGGTGGTGATTGATGAACAACATAGATTTGGAGTGAATCAAAGACTTGAACTTATTAAAAAGGGGAATCATCCAGATATTTTGGTAATGACTGCTACTCCCATTCCTAGGACTTTGGCAATGACTTTTTACGGCGACTTAGACGTTAGCTTAATTGATGAGATGCCTAAAGGTAGAAGACCTATTAAAACAATACTTATTGCTGAATCCAACAGAAAAAGTTTGTATGAATTTGTTAAAGAAGAATTGGATCAAGGGAATCAAGTTTTTTTCGTGTATCCATTGATAGAAGAATCTGAAGCCTTAGAATTAAAAAACGCTATCAGTATGTATGAAGAGCTAAGTAAAGTATTTGAAGAATATAAAGTGGGGCTTTTGCATGGGAGGCTTTCACCTTCAGAAAAAAATGACGTGATGGACAAATTTGTTCAAAAAGAGTATGATATATTAGTTTCGACATCGGTAGTAGAAGTGGGGATAGATATCCCTGATGCTACGGTAATGGTCATCGAACATCCCGATCGTTTTGGATTATCTCAATTGCATCAGCTCAGAGGAAGAGTGGGCAGAAGTGATAAACAGTCTTATTGTTTTTTAGTAATAGATGATGATGCCAACAATGAGATAAAAAGTAAAATGAACTCCTTTTCTAAGACGTTAGATGGTTTTGAAGTGGCAGAAATTGACTTAAAATGGAGGGGACCAGGAAAATTCTTTGGAGTGGAACAGCACGGGATACCAGAATTTAAATTTTTGGATTTAGTCGAAGATATAAATATAATAGAGAATTCAAGAAAAAAGGTAGAGCGATTTTTAGCAACTATCCAAAGTTTCGATAGATATCCTAATTTAAAACACGAATTGCAAACAAGATATGGAGATTCAATACATTTGGTCAACGTTCTATAG
- a CDS encoding O-antigen ligase family protein — MQEKAKIPNDILILLVLFALIPFLMIPNLVYEYSTQKHLVFSLFMVVILIYYLFKYFSKPISIKFTYPHIFLSFFSISAFLSLISVYLENKYYLPTSVGVAFYIVLVMFFSYVITTRFGKDFKFIEYGLFVFMVTGTVIAIDGLLNKFLGFDLFFGKYGDPSQRIALRTTIGNPNFVSDYLAQLLPISIYFTLRKNTNTYIRIYALANVFIMYWVVLLAQTRSIYLATFVGLGFAIISYLISNKKETLKNYVKSKEFKIWIILVLSVLAFLFLMFNFETPFNRGGEVIAADRFAAMTSVSSWDERSLSWLSAVKQFADENHKNHFIIGSGINTYPVYAVHYLAEVQAENPERFLYAWNNFKRAHNDYLQVLGETGILGFSSIVLMLVSLMVVYFKVLKLEKDDDNKILLFPLFGWSATIMVIHAFTEFAFHMHPNLILSVFILSSAVSEQFHPHVKSLNIKKSQFVIIPLVVVGVVASYYKINEVTSEALFVKGNREYNSMVSLINATESQIPNIISQLESQKSTLQKQLANYTPGSANFQRITQSINQIETQIEDYKNMQLSYESRAEQSYNNAFEYFQKSLKWDPNFGKSAFYLSQLLTSSIRQNSLTYEDLPKIFEKEIDGYDFIIEEFNGSLDLMPFPDNILRDTVEPIYSIDLSNNAKQITLKIQTLYDGINQLEYSYLSFNEKNAYRLIGRIYYNIVVLYEQLKNYIPLDKLEVVEELQNEAYSNFHHWEQQAIYILPGGWNRFPEWEDVYYEYLLLTARLINIYPQDELINKIIFITQKEGEADYYMAQKFRGIPDSSLKLLSELYSTLRDENLKNQLAENVVSNYEAVYNYYKGQKEEGSPNYTRYQDRIESFFSDYEFFTRRLVK, encoded by the coding sequence TTGCAAGAGAAAGCAAAGATTCCTAATGATATATTGATTTTGTTAGTTTTGTTTGCTTTAATACCTTTTTTAATGATACCCAATTTGGTGTATGAGTATTCTACCCAAAAACATTTAGTTTTTTCTTTATTCATGGTTGTTATTTTAATTTATTATTTGTTCAAATACTTTTCTAAACCTATTTCAATAAAATTCACTTATCCACATATTTTTTTATCTTTTTTCAGTATTTCTGCTTTTTTATCTTTAATATCGGTCTACTTGGAGAATAAATATTACCTTCCAACGTCTGTAGGAGTAGCTTTTTATATTGTTCTTGTTATGTTTTTTTCTTACGTAATTACTACACGCTTTGGAAAAGATTTTAAATTCATTGAGTATGGTCTTTTTGTTTTTATGGTTACTGGCACTGTTATTGCCATAGATGGACTTTTGAATAAGTTCTTAGGCTTTGATTTGTTTTTTGGTAAGTATGGGGATCCTTCTCAAAGAATAGCCTTAAGAACAACTATAGGGAATCCCAATTTTGTTTCAGACTATTTGGCACAGCTGTTACCAATTTCTATATATTTTACTTTAAGGAAAAATACGAATACCTACATTCGAATATATGCTTTAGCGAATGTTTTCATAATGTATTGGGTTGTTTTGTTGGCACAAACTCGTTCGATTTACCTTGCCACTTTTGTTGGTTTAGGATTCGCTATAATATCTTACCTCATTTCCAATAAAAAAGAAACCCTGAAAAATTATGTAAAAAGTAAAGAGTTTAAAATTTGGATAATTTTGGTTTTATCTGTTTTAGCCTTTTTATTTCTTATGTTTAATTTTGAAACTCCATTCAACCGAGGTGGGGAAGTAATTGCTGCAGACCGCTTCGCAGCAATGACTTCTGTCTCTTCTTGGGATGAAAGAAGTTTGTCGTGGCTTTCCGCTGTAAAACAATTTGCAGATGAGAACCATAAAAACCATTTTATAATTGGAAGTGGAATAAATACATATCCAGTGTATGCGGTTCATTACTTAGCTGAGGTACAGGCAGAAAACCCCGAAAGGTTTTTATATGCATGGAATAATTTTAAAAGGGCTCACAACGACTATCTACAGGTATTGGGAGAGACAGGTATTTTAGGTTTTTCTTCAATAGTGTTAATGCTCGTAAGTTTAATGGTGGTATACTTTAAAGTTTTAAAGCTCGAAAAAGATGATGACAACAAAATCCTTTTATTTCCCTTATTTGGATGGAGTGCCACTATCATGGTAATCCACGCATTTACAGAGTTTGCATTTCACATGCATCCCAACCTTATATTAAGTGTATTTATCCTCTCAAGTGCTGTATCAGAACAGTTCCATCCACATGTGAAAAGCTTAAATATCAAAAAAAGTCAGTTTGTGATTATTCCTTTAGTTGTGGTTGGAGTAGTAGCGTCTTATTACAAAATAAACGAGGTTACATCCGAGGCCCTCTTCGTTAAAGGAAATCGTGAATACAATTCAATGGTATCTCTTATTAACGCTACTGAAAGTCAAATACCAAATATTATAAGCCAACTTGAATCTCAAAAATCCACTCTTCAAAAACAATTAGCAAATTACACTCCAGGAAGTGCAAATTTTCAAAGGATAACACAGAGTATAAACCAGATAGAGACGCAGATAGAAGATTATAAAAATATGCAGTTATCATATGAAAGTAGAGCTGAACAAAGCTATAATAATGCTTTTGAATATTTTCAGAAATCATTAAAATGGGACCCTAATTTTGGTAAATCGGCATTTTACCTGTCCCAGCTTTTAACGTCCAGTATTCGGCAAAATTCTCTTACTTATGAAGATTTACCTAAAATATTTGAAAAAGAAATCGATGGTTACGATTTTATTATCGAAGAGTTTAATGGCTCACTTGATTTAATGCCATTTCCTGATAACATTTTGAGAGACACCGTAGAACCGATTTATTCTATCGACCTAAGCAACAATGCTAAACAGATTACATTAAAAATTCAAACCCTATACGATGGCATAAATCAATTGGAGTATTCATACTTATCATTCAATGAAAAAAATGCCTATAGATTGATAGGCAGAATATATTATAACATCGTAGTTCTATACGAACAGTTAAAAAATTATATACCACTGGATAAGTTAGAAGTAGTAGAAGAACTTCAAAATGAAGCTTACAGTAATTTTCATCATTGGGAGCAGCAAGCTATTTACATCCTTCCTGGTGGTTGGAATAGGTTCCCTGAATGGGAAGACGTTTATTATGAATATTTGCTGTTAACTGCAAGGCTGATAAACATATATCCACAAGATGAATTAATAAACAAAATAATTTTTATAACCCAGAAAGAGGGAGAAGCGGACTATTACATGGCACAAAAATTTAGAGGGATACCAGATAGTTCCTTAAAATTGTTATCTGAGTTATACTCAACCTTGAGGGATGAAAATTTAAAAAATCAACTAGCAGAAAATGTTGTTAGCAATTATGAGGCTGTTTACAACTATTACAAGGGTCAAAAAGAAGAAGGATCTCCTAATTATACTAGATATCAAGATAGAATCGAAAGTTTCTTCAGTGATTACGAATTTTTTACAAGAAGGTTGGTAAAGTAG
- the lgt gene encoding prolipoprotein diacylglyceryl transferase, producing the protein MKRDKVFLSTLLVSIASFLVISIIILPKSFSGEWYFSPVLVTVGPLEIRWYGLLIASSILLATFIAQKEAEREKINEDDLFTAVSLGIIFGIIGARLYYVLFNLEYFSQNPSEIFKIWHGGLAIHGAILAAFLVVFLYTRLKKKCTFTFLQGLDLFTFVLPLAQAIGRWGNFFNHEAYGSPTNLPWKMYISLPDRMPGYEAYEYFHPTFLYESAWNLLVFLILFYFIRNKRKTYGEVTALYLILYSIGRIPIERLRTDSLYIGDLRVAVVISFILIVLGSLLFVYLRNKRVIVEKKE; encoded by the coding sequence ATGAAAAGAGATAAAGTCTTTTTAAGCACTTTGTTGGTTTCGATAGCCTCTTTTTTAGTCATTAGTATAATTATTTTACCAAAAAGTTTTTCTGGGGAATGGTATTTCAGCCCTGTTTTAGTCACAGTTGGTCCATTAGAAATAAGATGGTATGGACTGTTAATTGCTTCATCCATACTGTTGGCAACTTTTATTGCTCAAAAAGAAGCTGAAAGAGAAAAAATAAATGAAGACGATCTTTTCACAGCTGTTTCTTTGGGAATTATATTTGGGATTATAGGTGCAAGGCTATATTATGTTCTTTTTAATCTTGAATATTTCTCTCAAAATCCTTCAGAAATTTTTAAGATTTGGCATGGAGGATTGGCTATACATGGAGCAATATTGGCTGCTTTTTTGGTAGTTTTTTTGTATACACGTTTGAAAAAAAAGTGTACCTTTACATTTCTTCAAGGGTTAGATTTATTCACCTTTGTTTTACCGTTAGCTCAGGCTATTGGAAGATGGGGTAATTTTTTCAACCATGAGGCATACGGTTCACCAACAAATCTTCCCTGGAAGATGTACATTTCATTACCGGATAGAATGCCAGGGTATGAAGCCTATGAGTATTTTCATCCAACATTCTTGTATGAATCTGCATGGAATTTGTTGGTATTTCTAATATTGTTTTATTTTATTAGAAATAAGAGAAAAACATATGGAGAAGTGACTGCTCTGTATTTAATTCTTTATTCTATTGGGCGAATTCCTATTGAAAGGTTAAGAACGGACAGTCTCTATATTGGGGATCTACGAGTTGCTGTAGTTATAAGCTTTATATTGATAGTGTTGGGTTCTTTGCTTTTTGTATACCTCAGAAATAAGAGAGTAATCGTCGAAAAAAAGGAGTGA
- a CDS encoding protein-glutamate methylesterase/protein-glutamine glutaminase, which yields MRMVLKDIIDKEPDMKVVGLAKDGVEAVEKAVSLKPDVITLDVEMPKKNGLDALSEIMLKSPTRVIMVSSLTSNEASITIECLEKGAFDFIQKPAGSTSWTIRDVQDELLRKIRESMKVSIEKLKNIHFVGSKKIRKSARVNILGEKVVLIASSTGGPRSLDVIIPQLPENLNVPIIIVQHMPAGFTASLAYRLDKISNLKVKEAEDDEFLQKNVVYIAPGDFHLGLKQEDHKIKLFLDKSDKINNVRPSADFTFDLAAEFFKENALVVILTGMGRDGAKGAFKVKHYGGKVIAESKETSVVYGMPKTVVQEGYADFVLPNYDIAEKMLEILADQPRGIKR from the coding sequence ACCAGACGTGATTACTTTAGATGTTGAAATGCCTAAAAAGAATGGGCTCGATGCTTTAAGTGAGATAATGTTAAAATCTCCAACAAGGGTTATTATGGTAAGCAGTTTAACTTCAAATGAAGCCTCTATTACTATAGAATGTTTAGAAAAGGGAGCTTTTGATTTTATTCAAAAACCGGCTGGAAGTACCTCTTGGACTATAAGAGACGTTCAGGATGAATTGTTGAGAAAGATAAGAGAAAGTATGAAGGTCTCTATCGAAAAATTGAAAAATATCCATTTTGTTGGAAGCAAGAAGATAAGGAAAAGTGCAAGAGTAAATATATTGGGAGAAAAAGTTGTGTTGATAGCGAGTTCAACGGGAGGTCCGCGTTCTTTAGATGTTATAATTCCGCAACTACCTGAAAATTTAAATGTTCCTATAATTATTGTTCAACATATGCCGGCAGGTTTTACAGCTTCTTTAGCTTATCGGTTGGATAAAATTTCAAACTTAAAGGTCAAAGAAGCGGAAGATGATGAATTTTTACAAAAAAATGTTGTATATATTGCTCCGGGAGATTTTCATTTAGGTTTAAAGCAAGAAGATCATAAAATAAAATTGTTTTTAGACAAAAGTGATAAAATTAATAACGTAAGGCCTTCAGCTGATTTCACTTTTGACCTAGCTGCTGAGTTTTTTAAAGAAAATGCTCTGGTAGTTATTCTGACAGGGATGGGAAGAGATGGAGCGAAAGGGGCATTTAAAGTTAAACATTACGGCGGGAAAGTTATAGCTGAGTCAAAAGAAACTTCTGTTGTTTATGGAATGCCTAAAACTGTTGTCCAAGAAGGTTATGCGGATTTTGTTCTTCCCAATTATGATATTGCAGAAAAAATGTTAGAAATTTTGGCTGATCAACCAAGGGGGATAAAAAGGTGA
- a CDS encoding calcium/sodium antiporter, producing the protein MINILLIALGIFLLIRGADRLIEGALGLTRKLGVSELFAGLTVVAFGTSAPELVVTISSSIKGASVGLGNVLGSNVANIGLILGISFLISPTKIQKSTVNIEMPFLLIISVVIFAMIMEGNSVLTRYDGMILITFLFIFMAYLYYMAKNDQQVRKQLVENEEMKKVEKEESWAKIITFSALGLAMLIIGGELTVSNAVIFAKSIGISESLIGVTIVAVGTSLPELVTAIVAAIKHSDDIVMGNIVGSNTFNIAAILGISALINGASADRSVAFDVSYGLLLALVLLFGTMMKKDRKVGRGLGAVLLSLYVIYLIISIRIG; encoded by the coding sequence TTGATAAATATTCTATTGATAGCTTTAGGTATTTTTCTATTAATAAGAGGGGCAGATAGGTTAATAGAAGGAGCCCTTGGATTGACAAGAAAACTAGGTGTTTCCGAACTATTTGCGGGTTTGACGGTGGTGGCCTTTGGTACCAGTGCGCCGGAATTAGTTGTTACGATTTCTTCGTCTATAAAAGGAGCCAGTGTAGGTTTAGGAAATGTTCTTGGCTCAAATGTTGCAAATATTGGTTTAATTTTGGGGATCTCTTTTTTAATATCTCCAACAAAAATTCAAAAATCTACAGTAAACATAGAAATGCCTTTTTTGCTTATTATTTCAGTGGTTATATTTGCAATGATAATGGAAGGGAATAGCGTATTAACTCGATACGATGGTATGATTTTGATAACCTTTTTGTTTATTTTTATGGCTTATCTTTATTATATGGCAAAAAATGATCAACAAGTCAGGAAACAACTTGTTGAAAATGAAGAAATGAAAAAAGTTGAAAAAGAAGAGTCTTGGGCTAAAATAATCACTTTTTCTGCCTTAGGATTAGCTATGTTGATAATAGGAGGAGAACTGACGGTAAGTAATGCAGTTATATTTGCTAAAAGTATTGGGATCTCAGAATCTTTGATAGGGGTGACTATTGTTGCAGTAGGGACTTCCCTTCCGGAATTAGTAACCGCTATTGTTGCAGCGATCAAACATTCAGATGATATTGTGATGGGAAATATAGTTGGTTCCAATACTTTCAATATCGCTGCCATACTGGGCATATCAGCATTAATAAATGGTGCCAGCGCGGATAGATCAGTTGCTTTTGATGTGTCATATGGTCTTTTACTGGCTTTAGTCTTGTTGTTTGGTACGATGATGAAAAAAGATAGAAAAGTTGGAAGAGGTTTGGGAGCTGTATTGCTTTCTTTGTATGTGATCTACCTAATAATTAGTATAAGAATTGGATAA